In the Entelurus aequoreus isolate RoL-2023_Sb linkage group LG16, RoL_Eaeq_v1.1, whole genome shotgun sequence genome, aacagtatcaatattagtaacaatttcaacatagcagtgattaaaagtccctcattgatattatcattataaacattaattaaaaaaaaaataataaaaaaaaatgaacaataggttttggaattggattgcattgttatggtattgctgtgtattgttttgttggattgattaataaaaaaaataataataaaaaattaaaaaaaataaaataaaaaaaatcaataaaaaaaaaaaatcgattttttaaaaatgagaatcgattctgaatgcgattcgaattcgaatcgattttttcccacacccctaatatatatatatatatatatatatatatatatatatatatatatatatatatatatatatatatatatatatatatatatatatatatatatatatatatatatatatatatatatatacacatatatacatatactgtatatatatatatatatatatgtatatataatgtgtttgttttaatttGAATGACATAACCAACCACTATATTAAgaaatcttaaaaaaaacaaaaccctgtACTTTCATCAATTGCAGGTTGTACACTCGAGGCAGAAAAACAATTTGTGCAGACCCTAACAGATGTTGGACACAGAAGGCCATGTTGAAGGTGGATGGAGGAGTTGTGCGTCCGAGTGAAGGAACTACCAAGTCAACAAGTGGCGGTGTGACATCACCACGCTGCACCACGTTGAAAAAAGGACGCAAGGGAGACGTAGGAGGCGTCGACCAAAACCAGCCAAGAAAATGCAATAAACTAATGTCCTGTAATGTCACTTTGTCTGTAAAAAATGCTTATGTTTacataaaaactaataaataCCTCAATTGTGTGTACgtttgttgtgtgtctgcaggtaCACAATGAAGGTAGTGTGTGGTcaaacaatatatttttaaatagttACACATCTTCAAAAAGTAAACGTAATGCTGAGAAATGTTGCCGCCTTGAAATATTGATGAAGAAAGTACTGATTGACACATCACAGTAAATCATAGCAATActtggcaggggtccccaacctcttTACCACCAGGGGCCGCTTTTatgtggcagataaatacagcaaaaataagtgcacgaAAAATACAACTGGCcataacactgaattagtgggagccccggGCAACTTTCTTGGTGATGCCATTAGTCCCTTTATATATGGATTATATtgtttcttaaaggggaagtgcaccttTTTCTGGAttctgcctatcattcacaatcattatgaaagacatgattttTTTcaagcgtagtagacctaagtattcattaagtaccaccataatgacaacattaaatacagtagtgtagtagacctaagtattcattaagtaccaccataatgacaacattaaatacagtagtgtagtagacctaagtattcattaagtaccaccataataacaacattaaatacagtagtgtagtagacctaagtattcattaagtaccaccataatgacaacattaaatacagtagtgtagtagacctaagtattcattaagtaccaccataataacaacattaaatacagtagtgtagtagacctaagtattcattaagtaccaccataatgacaacattaaatacagtagtgtagtagacctaagtattcattaagtaccaccataataacaacattaaatacagtagtgtagtagacctaagtattcattaagtaccaccataatgacaacattaaatacagtagtgtagtaaacctaagtatttattaagtaccaccataatgacaacattaaaatacagtagtgtagtagacctaagtattcattaagtaccaccataatgacaacattaaatacagtagtgtagtagacctaagtattcattaagtaccaccataatgacaacattaaatacagtagtgtagtagacctaagtattcattaagtaccaccataatgacaacattaaatacagtagtgtagtagacctaagtattcattaagtaccaccataatgacaacattaaatacagtagtgtagtagacctaagtattcattaagtaccaccataatgacaacattaaaatacagtagtgtagtagacctaagtattcattaagtaccaccataatgacaacattaaatacagtagtgtagtagacctaagtattcattaagtaccaccataatgacaacattaaatacagtagtgtagtagacctaagtattcattaattaccaccataatgacaacattaaaatacagtagtgtagtagacctaagtattcattaagtaccaccataatgacaacattaaatacagtagtgtagtagacctaagtattcattaagtaccaccataatgacaacattaaatacagtagtgtagtagacctaagcattcattaagtaccaccataatgacaacaataaatacagtagtgtagtagacctaagtattcattaagtaccaccataatgacaacattaaatacagtagtgtagtagacctaagtattcattaagtaccaccataatgacaacattaaaatacagtagtgtagtagacctaagtattcattaagtaccaccataatgacaacattaaatacagtagtgtagtagacctaagtattcattaagtaccaccataataacaacattaaatacagtagtgtagtagacctaagtattcattaagtaccaccataatgacaacattaaatacagtagtgtagtagacctaagtattcattaagtaccaccataatgacaacattaaatacagtagtgtagtagacctaagtatttattaagtaccaccataatgacaacattaaaatacagtagtgtagtagacctaagtattcattaagtaccaccataatgacaacattaaatacagtagtgtagtagacctaagtattcattaagtaccaccataataacaacattaaatacagtagtgtagtagacctaagtattcattaagtaccaccataatgacaacattaaatacagtagtgtagtagacctaagtattcattaagtaccaccataataacaacattaaatacagtagtgtagtagacctaagtattcattaagtaccaccataatgacaacattaaatacagtagtgtagtaaacctaagtatttattaagtaccaccataatgacaacattaaaatacagtagtgtagtagacctaagtattcattaagtaccaccataatgacaacattaaatacagtagtgtagtagacctaagtattcattaagtaccaccataatgacaacattaaatacagtagtgtagtagacctaagtattcattaagtaccaccataatgacaacattaaatacagtagtgtagtagacctaagtattcattaagtaccaccataatgacaacattaaaatacagtagtgtagtagacctaagtattcattaagtaccaccataatgacaacattaaatacagtagtgtagtagacctaagtattcattaagtaccaccataatgacaacattaaatacagtagtgtagtagacctaagtattcattaattaccaccataatgacaacattaaaatacagtagtgtagtagacctaagtattcattaagtaccaccataatgacaacattaaatacagtagtgtagtagacctaagtattcattaagtaccaccataatgacaacattaaatacagtagtgtagtagacctaagcattcattaagtaccaccataatgacaacattaaatacagtagtgtagtagacctaagtattcattaagtaccaccataatgacaacattgaatacagtagtgtagtagacctaagtattcattaagtaccaccataatgacaacattaaatacagtagtgtagtagacctaagtattcattaagtaccaccataatgacaacattaaatacagtagtgtagtagacctaagtattcattaagtaccaccataatgacaacattaaatacagtagtgtagtagacctaagtattcattaagtaccaccataatgacaacattaaatacagtagtgtagtagacctaagtattcattaagtaccaccataatgacaacattaaaatacagtagtgtagtagacctaagtattcattaagtaccaccaaaatgacaacattaaatacagtagtgtagtagacctaagtattcattaagtaccaccataatgacaacattaaattcaGTAGCgttgtaga is a window encoding:
- the LOC133631443 gene encoding C-C motif chemokine 8-like, coding for MRLGPVLLCLAPWMTSVLSAQRSTSNCCPGLSRTTVPPKNILNYTIQPVGVCAIRAVVLYTRGRKTICADPNRCWTQKAMLKVDGGVVRPSEGTTKSTSGGVTSPRCTTLKKGRKGDVGGVDQNQPRKCNKLMSCTQ